A genomic segment from uncultured Desulfuromonas sp. encodes:
- a CDS encoding Cache 3/Cache 2 fusion domain-containing protein → MKIRTKIILTSLSLVLVTVVSVLGIAMYQNNILSQRVSGEIDSLARREAACISQDVYLMCRSAQESVQLMVDTSLNVARETLTSLGGVALDTDSVQWQAVNQYTKQPQDVLLPRMMVGDTWLGQNNKVDVATPVVDKVRTLVGGTVTIFQRMNEQGDMLRVATNVVKKNGQRAVGTFIPRTNPDGKSNPVIAKVLAGETYRGRAFVVDDWYITAYEPIWDPQHSTVIGILYVGVKQENIQSLRHGILDIKVGQSGYVYVLGGQGDLQGSYIISQNGKRDKENILDVKDADGVSIIRTIIDTALALPAHSRGEIPVAFEHYNWKDAGSSETRSKVAAITYFAPWDWVIVAGYYTDDFAASHNLVNDAVATQLLWIISIASLMVILSVVGSYLLASSVSRPLILTAAMMTDLQNGQLDKRLNLKRKDEIGDMAEVVDQFADNLQQEVVTAFEKLASGDFTFKAQGVIAIPLAQANAAMNETMAQIRAFGEQIASGSNQISDTSQALSQGATEQASSLEEIAASLNESSAQTTANAENASVANQLTTSAKKAGETGSRHMEHMVQAMNDINASGEQIGKIIKTIDEIAFQTNLLALNAAVEAARAGQHGKGFAVVAEEVRNLAARSAKAAQETAALIEGSVEKTSNGTQIASQTAKALQEMVEEISKVSDLVGEIATASQEQAQGISQINIGVSQIDAVTQQNTASAEQSAAAAEQLSSQAEQLRTMLSRFTLESSPSTFTPAPSTEPPLEIGWGE, encoded by the coding sequence ATGAAAATCAGAACGAAAATCATTTTAACGTCATTGTCTCTGGTGCTGGTTACGGTCGTTTCTGTTTTGGGAATCGCCATGTATCAGAACAATATTCTCAGCCAGCGTGTCAGCGGCGAAATTGACAGTCTGGCGCGCAGAGAGGCGGCATGTATTTCGCAGGATGTCTACCTCATGTGCCGTTCTGCGCAGGAATCTGTACAGCTGATGGTGGATACCAGCCTTAATGTCGCCCGCGAAACCCTGACCTCTCTCGGCGGCGTTGCCTTGGATACCGACAGCGTGCAGTGGCAGGCGGTTAATCAATACACTAAGCAGCCTCAGGATGTATTGCTTCCGCGCATGATGGTTGGAGACACTTGGCTGGGGCAAAACAACAAAGTTGATGTTGCCACCCCGGTTGTTGACAAAGTTCGAACGTTAGTTGGTGGCACCGTGACCATTTTTCAGCGGATGAATGAGCAGGGCGATATGTTGCGCGTTGCCACTAATGTGGTGAAAAAAAATGGCCAGAGAGCCGTTGGCACCTTCATCCCTCGCACCAATCCGGATGGCAAAAGTAATCCGGTGATTGCCAAAGTCCTTGCCGGCGAAACCTATCGCGGACGGGCCTTTGTTGTTGATGACTGGTACATCACCGCGTACGAGCCGATCTGGGATCCACAGCATTCCACCGTTATCGGCATTCTTTATGTCGGGGTGAAACAGGAGAATATCCAAAGCCTGCGTCACGGTATTCTCGACATTAAAGTTGGTCAAAGCGGCTATGTCTATGTTCTTGGTGGGCAGGGCGACCTGCAAGGGAGCTATATCATCTCCCAAAACGGCAAACGGGATAAAGAGAATATCCTTGATGTCAAGGACGCTGACGGTGTCTCCATTATCCGCACGATCATTGACACTGCCCTGGCACTGCCCGCACACAGTCGGGGAGAGATTCCGGTCGCTTTTGAGCACTATAACTGGAAAGATGCCGGCAGCAGTGAAACACGCAGTAAGGTTGCCGCAATCACCTATTTCGCTCCGTGGGATTGGGTCATTGTGGCCGGATATTATACCGACGATTTTGCCGCATCACACAATCTAGTAAATGATGCTGTGGCAACCCAATTGCTGTGGATTATTTCCATTGCGAGCCTGATGGTTATTCTGTCCGTTGTCGGCAGTTACCTGCTGGCCAGCAGTGTCAGTCGTCCGCTGATTCTCACTGCCGCCATGATGACCGACCTTCAAAATGGGCAACTGGACAAACGGCTCAATCTCAAACGAAAAGATGAGATTGGCGACATGGCCGAGGTCGTTGATCAATTTGCCGACAACCTGCAGCAGGAGGTGGTCACCGCATTCGAAAAGCTCGCTAGTGGTGATTTTACCTTTAAGGCCCAAGGGGTGATCGCTATCCCCCTTGCCCAGGCCAATGCGGCCATGAATGAAACCATGGCCCAGATCCGGGCTTTTGGTGAACAAATTGCTTCCGGCAGTAATCAGATTTCCGATACCAGCCAGGCCCTGTCGCAAGGGGCTACGGAGCAGGCCAGTAGCCTCGAAGAAATTGCCGCCTCGCTCAACGAAAGTTCGGCGCAAACCACGGCCAATGCAGAAAACGCTTCAGTGGCGAATCAGCTGACAACTTCGGCAAAAAAAGCGGGTGAAACCGGCAGTCGACATATGGAGCACATGGTCCAGGCCATGAATGACATTAATGCCTCTGGTGAACAGATTGGTAAAATCATCAAGACCATTGATGAAATTGCCTTTCAGACCAATTTGCTGGCACTCAATGCTGCCGTCGAAGCGGCCCGTGCCGGACAGCACGGTAAAGGCTTTGCCGTTGTTGCTGAAGAGGTGCGCAACCTTGCAGCGCGCAGTGCCAAAGCTGCTCAAGAAACGGCAGCTCTTATTGAGGGAAGTGTCGAAAAAACGTCCAACGGCACCCAGATCGCTTCCCAAACAGCAAAGGCTTTACAGGAGATGGTGGAAGAGATCAGCAAAGTTTCCGACCTCGTTGGTGAGATTGCTACGGCAAGCCAGGAACAAGCCCAAGGAATTTCGCAAATTAACATCGGCGTGAGCCAGATTGATGCCGTCACTCAGCAGAATACTGCCAGCGCAGAACAAAGTGCTGCCGCTGCCGAGCAGCTCAGCAGTCAGGCCGAGCAACTGCGCACGATGTTAAGCCGTTTTACCCTGGAATCCTCCCCTTCGACATTCACTCCTGCACCTTCCACAGAACCGCCTTTGGAAATTGGTTGGGGGGAGTAA
- a CDS encoding DHA2 family efflux MFS transporter permease subunit, whose translation MQDNAPKVLPPLSGGRLVLATASLSLATFMNVLDTTITNVSIPAISGNLGVSTNQGTWVITFFAVANALAVPLTGWLTRRIGQIRLFISALLMFILASLLCGLAWNLEALITFRILQGFAVGPIIPLSMSLLLQCYPRQKAGLALALWSMTVTVAPIAGPILGGWLTDNASWPWIFYINLPIGLLTTAVIWAVLKDRETPTAKLPVDKTGLFLLMLWVGCFQVMLDKGHELDWFGSPFVVALAVISVIGFCYFLVWELTVPHPVVDLSLFKNRNFALSTLSLSLGYGVFFMNLVLTPLWLQRFMGYTATWAGLVTAPFGIFAVILAPAVGKNLHRVDPRLFVTGAFSFFSLAFYLRSQFTPDVSAGTIALNHLLQGIGMAAFMTPLNAMAVSQLPQERIPSASGLLNFARIMLGAFAASIGTTLWEDRAILHHAQLSEHITGYANAVIIARDKLLTMGMAGMKSLGLINMELTKQAYTLSAMELYRISSLLFLILISVIWLARPDKEHRP comes from the coding sequence ATGCAGGATAACGCACCCAAAGTGCTGCCGCCGTTAAGCGGAGGCCGCCTGGTTCTGGCTACGGCCTCTTTAAGCCTGGCGACATTCATGAATGTCCTGGATACCACCATTACCAATGTCTCGATTCCGGCGATTTCCGGCAATCTCGGTGTCAGCACCAATCAGGGCACCTGGGTCATTACTTTTTTTGCCGTGGCCAATGCCCTGGCCGTACCGCTGACCGGCTGGCTGACGCGGCGCATCGGTCAGATCCGTCTGTTTATCTCGGCGTTGCTGATGTTTATTCTGGCGTCGTTGTTGTGCGGTCTGGCGTGGAACCTGGAAGCGCTGATCACCTTCCGCATCCTGCAGGGTTTTGCCGTCGGGCCGATCATTCCGTTGTCAATGTCGTTGCTGCTGCAGTGTTATCCGCGCCAGAAAGCCGGTCTGGCCCTGGCGCTGTGGTCGATGACCGTCACGGTGGCACCGATTGCCGGGCCGATTCTCGGTGGCTGGCTGACTGACAATGCGTCGTGGCCGTGGATCTTCTATATCAACCTCCCTATCGGCCTGCTGACAACGGCAGTGATCTGGGCGGTACTTAAAGACCGCGAAACGCCGACGGCCAAGCTGCCGGTGGATAAAACCGGCCTGTTTCTACTCATGCTGTGGGTGGGATGTTTTCAGGTCATGCTCGACAAGGGTCACGAACTGGACTGGTTCGGCTCGCCGTTTGTCGTTGCCCTGGCGGTGATTTCGGTGATTGGATTCTGTTACTTCCTGGTGTGGGAACTGACCGTGCCCCATCCGGTGGTGGATCTGAGTTTGTTCAAAAACCGCAACTTCGCCCTGAGCACCCTGTCGCTGAGCCTCGGCTATGGCGTGTTTTTTATGAACCTGGTGCTGACACCGCTGTGGTTACAGCGCTTCATGGGCTACACCGCCACCTGGGCCGGTCTGGTGACGGCACCATTCGGCATTTTTGCCGTCATTCTCGCCCCGGCGGTCGGTAAAAACCTGCATCGTGTTGATCCGCGGCTGTTTGTCACCGGCGCGTTCAGCTTCTTTTCGCTGGCATTTTATCTGCGCTCGCAATTCACCCCCGATGTCAGCGCCGGGACCATTGCCCTCAACCATCTACTGCAGGGCATCGGCATGGCCGCGTTCATGACACCACTCAACGCCATGGCCGTCTCCCAGTTGCCCCAGGAGCGTATTCCGTCAGCTTCCGGGCTGCTCAACTTCGCCCGCATCATGCTCGGTGCGTTCGCCGCCTCCATCGGCACCACGCTGTGGGAGGACCGCGCCATCCTGCATCACGCCCAGCTCAGCGAACACATCACCGGTTACGCCAACGCCGTGATCATTGCCCGCGACAAGTTGCTCACCATGGGCATGGCCGGGATGAAAAGCCTGGGGTTGATCAATATGGAGCTCACCAAGCAGGCGTACACCCTGTCGGCCATGGAGCTGTACCGCATCTCATCGCTGTTGTTTCTGATTTTGATCAGTGTCATCTGGCTGGCACGACCGGACAAAGAACACCGGCCTTAA
- a CDS encoding efflux transporter outer membrane subunit has translation MKNNLITVITALVLAGGLSACASFRGIDSSATVLQPPPSLGTSQIAVGPWPDQDWWHLFNDPQLDTLMTEALDNSPTLREAQARIRRALALAGQVRSGYGPQVALHGESIYQRFTENGSVGAQYAGETDSTNQVGFNLAYDLDLWGRKEAAYRAALGTARATEVEAQAVKLTLTCAIAETYIQLRRVTTQKELSAQRLQQDEQIQELRRLRAEAGLDPHDDTHRATSKNALTRATLALLSEQQTLLQHRLGTLVGAGPQRGLTLSVSPSTTLAPPTLPSIIPAQLIGRRPDVVAQLWHIDAMSHSIASAQAAFYPDVNLSAFAGFNGIGLENLLKSGSQVYGVGPALTLPLFTSGQLQNTLAAENAAYDSAVEHYNALILMAVQDVADAVATWQASTRQLSDREEALQQLVALRHLAQLHYANGLSGRIPVLDAETRILEEQSTQAELRQRQELAMLALIRALGGGLTPQPPASACQQKPTKEPLAKSEFFKG, from the coding sequence ATGAAAAACAATCTCATCACAGTGATCACCGCCCTGGTGCTGGCCGGTGGATTATCTGCCTGTGCCAGCTTCCGCGGCATCGACAGCTCGGCCACCGTTCTCCAGCCTCCGCCAAGCCTTGGCACCAGCCAAATCGCCGTCGGCCCCTGGCCAGACCAGGACTGGTGGCACCTTTTTAACGATCCTCAGCTCGACACACTGATGACCGAGGCCCTGGACAACAGCCCGACACTGAGAGAGGCCCAAGCGCGAATTCGTCGGGCGCTGGCGCTGGCTGGGCAGGTACGCTCCGGCTACGGCCCTCAGGTGGCACTGCACGGGGAATCCATCTACCAGCGTTTTACCGAAAATGGCTCGGTGGGCGCGCAATACGCCGGGGAAACGGACAGCACCAACCAGGTGGGTTTCAATCTCGCCTATGACCTGGATCTGTGGGGACGTAAAGAAGCGGCCTACCGCGCGGCGCTGGGCACGGCCCGAGCGACAGAGGTTGAGGCTCAGGCTGTCAAGCTCACCCTTACCTGCGCCATCGCTGAGACTTATATCCAACTGCGCCGTGTCACGACCCAGAAAGAGTTGTCCGCGCAACGCCTGCAACAGGATGAGCAGATTCAGGAACTGCGTCGCCTGCGCGCGGAGGCCGGTCTTGATCCCCATGACGACACGCATCGTGCGACCAGCAAAAACGCCCTCACCCGGGCGACACTCGCCCTGCTGAGCGAGCAACAGACCCTGCTGCAACACCGTCTCGGCACTCTGGTTGGAGCCGGACCACAGCGCGGACTGACACTCAGCGTGTCTCCCAGCACCACACTGGCACCACCAACTCTGCCCTCGATCATTCCAGCGCAGCTGATTGGTCGTCGCCCGGATGTGGTGGCTCAACTGTGGCACATCGATGCCATGAGCCACAGCATCGCCTCAGCGCAGGCGGCATTTTACCCTGATGTCAACCTGAGCGCCTTTGCCGGCTTCAACGGCATCGGCCTGGAAAACCTGCTCAAAAGCGGCAGCCAGGTGTACGGTGTCGGTCCGGCATTGACCCTGCCACTGTTTACATCCGGACAACTGCAAAATACCCTGGCGGCTGAAAATGCCGCTTACGACAGCGCCGTCGAACATTACAACGCCCTGATCCTGATGGCGGTGCAGGATGTGGCCGACGCGGTGGCCACCTGGCAAGCCAGCACACGTCAGCTCAGTGACCGTGAAGAAGCGCTGCAACAGCTCGTCGCCCTTCGCCACCTGGCTCAGCTTCATTACGCCAACGGCTTGAGTGGGCGCATCCCCGTGCTCGACGCTGAAACCCGGATACTCGAGGAACAAAGCACCCAGGCCGAACTGCGTCAACGCCAGGAACTGGCGATGCTGGCCCTGATCCGGGCGCTCGGCGGCGGATTAACACCGCAACCACCGGCCAGCGCTTGCCAACAAAAACCCACCAAAGAGCCTTTGGCAAAAAGCGAATTTTTTAAAGGATAG
- a CDS encoding efflux RND transporter periplasmic adaptor subunit, with translation METQQNTNGSMVRKRVIILLRMTAVFALIGAAYAAYWLLIGRYQVFTDNAYVAGNIAQITPLTNGRVEAVEVNDTDFVEAGSVLVRLDKADAELALAKAKADLAETVRRVRTLYHGDEALQAVVAQRQTDLNTARDDLARRSALSGTGAVAEEEITHAADAVKSARQALDSARQQLQANRALVDQTTLEEHPQVAQAMALLRERYLAWKRTDIVAPISGYIARRNVQAGQWVTSGAPLMALVPLNQVWVDANFKETQLRQMRIGQPVELVSDLLGKQVVYHGRVAGFSAGTGAVFSLLPAQNATGNWIKVVQRLAVRIALDPQELAANPLQIGLSMAVTVDIHTTDGARLSEGRANTRPTDSAVPNVWRDEADTLAQRIIAANRAPQATP, from the coding sequence ATGGAAACACAACAAAACACAAATGGTTCAATGGTCCGCAAACGGGTCATTATTCTGCTGCGCATGACGGCAGTGTTTGCCCTGATCGGTGCGGCCTACGCCGCTTACTGGCTACTGATCGGCCGCTACCAGGTGTTTACCGACAACGCTTACGTGGCCGGGAATATCGCTCAGATCACGCCGTTGACCAATGGCCGGGTGGAAGCCGTAGAGGTGAATGACACCGACTTTGTCGAAGCGGGCTCAGTTCTGGTACGACTCGACAAAGCCGACGCCGAGCTGGCTCTGGCCAAAGCAAAAGCGGACCTGGCCGAGACCGTGCGTCGCGTTCGCACCCTGTACCACGGTGACGAAGCCCTGCAAGCCGTGGTCGCCCAGCGCCAGACCGACCTCAATACGGCACGTGACGACCTGGCCCGACGCTCCGCACTGAGCGGCACCGGGGCGGTAGCGGAAGAAGAGATCACCCACGCCGCCGATGCTGTAAAAAGCGCCCGCCAGGCCCTTGATTCGGCGCGGCAACAACTGCAGGCTAATCGTGCGCTGGTGGATCAGACCACCCTTGAGGAGCATCCCCAGGTGGCTCAGGCCATGGCCCTGTTGCGCGAACGCTACCTGGCCTGGAAACGGACCGACATCGTCGCCCCCATCTCCGGCTACATTGCCCGGCGCAATGTGCAGGCCGGACAATGGGTGACCAGCGGCGCGCCCCTCATGGCGCTGGTGCCGCTCAATCAGGTGTGGGTGGACGCCAACTTCAAAGAGACTCAATTACGCCAGATGCGTATCGGACAACCGGTGGAGTTGGTCAGTGATCTGCTCGGCAAACAGGTGGTTTACCATGGCCGGGTGGCAGGCTTTTCCGCAGGAACCGGAGCCGTGTTCTCTTTGCTTCCAGCTCAAAACGCCACCGGCAACTGGATCAAGGTGGTGCAGCGGCTGGCGGTGCGCATTGCTCTGGATCCCCAGGAACTGGCCGCCAATCCGCTGCAGATCGGCCTGTCCATGGCGGTCACCGTGGATATCCACACCACCGACGGCGCCCGCCTGAGTGAAGGACGCGCCAATACACGGCCTACGGACAGCGCGGTCCCCAACGTCTGGCGCGATGAAGCTGACACTTTGGCGCAGCGCATCATCGCCGCCAACCGTGCCCCGCAAGCCACGCCCTGA